attttttaatttttttaaagaacttgCTGCATTGACTCTTTACACTTTCAGGTGAACTGCAGCTGTATTGCACTGTCATAACAATGTAGCTGGGCTATTTAGCTCAAGAGTTACTTCTGGTGTTGATTTCTAATGTGAAAATCACAGTATGCGTTGTCCACTGTATGAATCAACATACTAACGACACAAAGAAatgcacacattacaaatgcacaGAGACATAAAGCCCATTAGCAGcttacacagacacgcacatacacactcacacacacacacacacacacacacacacacacgcgcgcacacacatgcacaaacacacaaacaaacacacacatgcacatacacactcacacacacacacacacacacacaaacacacacatgcacatacacactcacacacatgcacacacacacccaaatgcacagacaaacaccggcatgcacgcacacacacacacacacacacaaataaacacacacacacacacacacacacacacgcattacacacacccgcgcacacacacacgtagacacacgcacacgcagacacacgcatgcacacacagggtgaTATACAGAGGGACTAGCTGTCAGCACCAGCAGGGGACTCTGTTTTCACCGCTCCCTCCTGCTCTGatgtctgtggctctgtgcctggggagggaggagagggagaggacggGATCAGGGGGAAGTGAACAGGACTGATGAGTCATCTGCTCAGTCAGTGCTTCAGCTGCTGAATCAATGCTGACAGCTGTCAGAAGTGCTTATGTAATCCGGGCCACGTTAGCATTTGTGTACACTTGGTAATGTTtttgtgagcgtgagtgtgtctgtatgtgtgtgtgcgtgtgagtataagtgtgtctgtatgtgtgtgtgcgcgtgtgagtgtgtgtgcatatgtatatgggctgtgtgagtgtgtgtgtgtgtgtaatgcatgtgtgtatatgtgtatggtgcatgtgtgtggcgcCTCCTCACCAGCGTAGGCGTTGAGGCACTTGTAGAGCACGCTGAGGGGCAGCAAGGGGTCGATGACGGTGAGGAGGCGGGAGGGCGAGGCGTAGGTGGTGAGCAGGGTGGCGGGGTAGGCCGCCATTATCCCATCAGGCAGGCGCACGCCCTGGGACATGGCCCGCATGGCCACCGTTATGCCCAGGTTGCCCCCGGCGCTGTCCCCGGCCAGGCACACGCGCTCGCCTGTGGACcctgcagcgggggggggggggggggggggggggggtatgggggctGTTAGCAGCCTGAACCGAACCTAAACAACAAACTACCACAAATTTACAGCACAGATAATTAAACGAGACGCAATTTAAGGAGAACCAGACAGATTCATCTGACCCCAGCCCGTCTGAAGAGCTATTACATCGGAGGCAAGCTCCTGTCCGTAAAAGTGGTTTCCATGACAGCAGACAGTGACCCAACGGAGACATCGAAGGTGTTAACAGGGGCTGGGTGGTCTTCCACTGAATTAGCTCCGACCAATGAGCTGCCAGGCCACTGCTGCTTCCAGCCTCCAATGAGAGAGGATGAGTGGAGGGCAGAATCCCTCAGAGGCGTGGAggggtagcagtagcagtactcacccagcaggtggcagtgtttGAGGGCCCAGCAGTAGGCGTAAAAACACTCCTCCAGGGCCCGGGGGAAGGGGGCCTCGGGGGCCACTGAGTAGTCCACGGACAGGATGGGCACGCCCAGGTCCTGGGCCCAGCTCCTCAGGTAGTTCTGATGGAGGAGAGACAGACGCATCACCAACATTATACCTCAACATTCACAGGCTAACCTGAGAGGGGGGATTCTAGATTGTCATTAAAGAGAGGGGAGATTCTAGATTATCATAAAAGAGAGGGATGATTCTAGATTGTCATTAAAAAGAGGGGGGATTTTACATTGTAATTATAGAGAGGGGCGATTGTAGATTGTTAttaaagagaggggaaaatCTAGATTGTCATTACAGAGAAGGAAGATTCTAGATTTTCATTGAAGAGACGGGAGATTCTAGTTTGTCATTAGAAATTCTCGAGTGTTTCTTTAAACAAAGCCACAGTAAATAATTGTGCAGCCTGCAGCCTCACTAATTACAAAGGCAAGAAAGCACTGTCACTGTGGGTAGCTGAGAGAATGGAATTGTATGGGTATAGTATGCTTTATTTAGATTCACTGACTTGTATTCACCAGCATTATACCTCTACATACAAGGCAGTCTTTTTTCAGTGTAATGCAGTCATTCTTTCTGCACAACCTTCCAGGTCTGTTCAAATGAGAGCGAACTCGAACCTTCTCCGAGGTGATCTTCAACATAACGGGAGGCTAGCCGCGCGCGCCAGACAGTCCGTTACCCCGAGCAGAACACCATTCAGAGCGCTATCGCTAACGGGAGGCTAGCCGCGCGCGCCAGACAGTCCGCTACCCCGGGCAGAACGCCATTCAGACGCTACCTAACGGAGGCCAGCAGCCACGCCAGACAGTGCATTACTCAGGGCAGAACTCTCCATTCAGAGGCTACGCTAACGGATGCTCAGCCGCAGCAGCCAGACAGTTCGGCTACGGCAGAACCTTCATTCAGAGCGCTATCGCTAACGGGAGGCTAGCCGCGCACGCCAGACAGTCCGCTACCCCGGGCAGAACCCCATTCAGAGCGCTATCGCTAACGGGAGGCTAGCCGCACGCGCCAGACAGTCCGCTACGGTGGGCAGAACCCCATTCAGAGCGCTATCGCTAACGCGAGGCTATCACACCCTGCACAGTACCGGCCACCTCCTTCAGAGAGCCGCTTTCGTATCAGACTCCTCCATAAGCCGATTACCCACAGGCCTCCTGGCTTAGAATAATGCTAAATTATGACAGGGATAATATCTGTGGGCTCCTAATTCTGCAGTGGAACAGTCCAACTGCTCTACGTGCATTAGTACCTGCAGTCTTTCTGCACAGCAAAGCACAGCACTGATTTAGAGGGGCTCATGTacagaacctctctctctctgtaccttgTTtgattctcactctctctctctctctctctctctcgtgatTTAGAGGTGCTCACGTACAGaacctctcaccctctcacacactccctctctctgcaccttGTGTGATTTAGAAGTGCTCATGTACagaacccctctctctctctgtaccttgTGTGCAAGtaaatatccacacacacattacattacattacattacattcatttggcagacgcttttatccaaacaaCATTTAAAGTGCTATTTATGATAGAGACACACGAatacgggttcagtaaggtacaattacttattttgtacagtgtgtacagcacacacacacatgcatacacacacacacacacagttaaaatatatttatttcgtAAAACAACAATTTATGAACCTGTCAGTATTAATAAAGAACACAGATGATATTGTGCACAGTACCACTACTTAGTCTGCACCCGGTCTTAATTTATGGCAGAGACATGAGCTGCCACTTATGTGGTATGCCTTCCCAGAAAATTTTgaattcctccctccctcccccccccctctctctcctcctcctctccctctcccccccctctctctgtgtacCCAGGATTTGAGGTAGCACACGCCCTGAAGGCACCAGGAGCCAGGGCGAGGGGGGGCTCGGCTTCGTGAGGCCCAGGGAGACCGAGATGGGGGTGCCCTCGGCGTGGGAGAACGCCAGCATCTCCTCGCTGTTCTACAGCCGGGAAGAAAGTCACACACGTGAGTGATAATATGAATCCCCGTTAGATTAATCCCAtttagagcgtctgctaaatgtctgtaatgtaatgtcattttgcACAGGTGTGTACGTAATGTAATATACGACAGCCGCACGCACGACGATGTttgcaaaaaccaaacaaaagtCAGTCGCAACGAGTATATCGGTCTTATATTTAGAGATAAAAACTTATTTCAATTACGTTTTTGCTAAACAAGACAAAAACGTTGAAAATGGGGTGAtacagtttgactcatttgaAGATTTGCCAACGGGGTCagaaaatttcacttgtcaCGCAAACTTGTCAAGCAACTTAAAACATCCAAACATTTCCCacttgagaagaaaaaaaaactacaattttaAGGCTGATTTGCGAGACTATTTTTTTGCAGGGTACCTGTCCCTCCAGCAACTTGTGGGAGATGAGGCGCATGTTGACCGGGCCCGGGCCGCAGTGGGCCGCAGGGGGCGCTATTGTGACCGAGACGCGGGGGTCCGAGGCCGACGGGAGGAGGAAGGACACGGGCGGCACCGAGAGCGTGCGGTTCACCTGCACCGCGGCGGACATGATGTTGGCCAGGCCCTGTAAGAGAAGGGCGGGAGGGGACATAAACAGGGCaagaggggggcaggagggtaTAAAAACAGGGCCGGGGTGGGGTTGGGGCGGGAGGGGACAAaaacagggtgggggggttaggaggATATAAAAacagggccggggggggggggggtgcagaggagAAAGACAGATACAGTTGTGAGTGCTTGGCAACCAAACGGAAGCTTCCAGAAAAGGTCCAGTTGTCTGCGACACGCTAGCATATTACTTCACCACACTGAGGGAAAACCCTCATGGATATGGATTATATTTCGAAAACATACTCAAATAAATATAAGGGTATGACAACTCTTCACAACACAGtggcaaatatacaaattatttgtgCTTTAATTCACTGCAATGTACTACAGTGCCGTGAAATCATACGTcatattattgcattttctaCAAAGTCCacatatttgcaatatattgaATAGGCCACTGAGGCGACATGGTTGGAGAATATCTCCCGCTCTGtcttccccccccgcccccatcgcccctccccccaccccatcccctctCTCACCGAGATCAGCTCCGTTTCTGACAGGTTCCAGAAGGCCTTCCAGAACGGCATGTCCATGTTCTGAATGACGCGCTCAAACTCCGCCCCCCTGAGCTCCGGGTCGACCACGTACTTCCCGGAGGTGAAGAAGGAGCTGGCCGCAactcctgggagagagagggagagagagggagagggagacggagagccagacagagagaggaatgagACTTCAAGTTAAACTCAGTATTACAGTATTGCGCTGAGCAAACAGAAGAAGTGTCGCGAGAGGGAACACATTTCTAGAAAACTTTAAGTGGTTGCTGGTGAGCGTGGCCAATAAGACATTCACAGTGCACTGATGCTTTCTGTACCTGGAGACAGATGGAAAGGTAGACAGATGGAACTTACCATACTGTGTCATACCTCCTGCCTCCACTGGGGTGCAGCATAGAGCACAAAACAGAAGGTTAGGCAGACCATAACGGAGCCCCGTCAGTTGGGATGTCAGTGCCAAGTGTAAGCAAATACTGTCGGCTGGTCTGCGGTGGCTAGCTCAACAGTACATGTACAGCGTGTGCTCGAGGTGCACTGACCAATCAGGGATTTGTGCTTGTTGTAGTTTTCTCCGAAGGAGACCAGGCCTGTGACGACGGTCTGCAAGAACGGGCGAATGGCAGGGGAgaactgaaagagagaaagaaagaaagagggttTCGCAAGTCTGCGACGTTAGAGAAGCCGTACATTTGCATCAAACGCTCAGGGGTTTGCAGGGCTGTTTCTAGATTTCACCAGCGTGACGCGTTCCACCCAGGGCTGTCCACGGGCATTTCGCTGGACTGACCAGGCCCGCAAGTTTGATAAGCAAGTGCAACATTAGGTGGTGGAGACAGAGGTAACTAAAGCatcccatgtgaaaaaaagagTATACTAAGCATACTTTCTATAAACTTCAATTACACTTCAAGTGTTCTTAAGTATGAAAACAAGTATACTTCAGGTACTATTTTTAGTAGCGGccctttttttcaaattgaccTGCAAGCCCAGGAGGTGCGTGGGAAATGCCTTTCTGACTACTACCTGGGCGATAGAGGTGTCGTCAGGAAAACCCTCTCCTCCCGTGAATGTACGGTCGCCCTGGTCGTTGTCGAGCGACAGACGCCGCTCAGGTAGAGGAGGCGCCGTGCGGACGCTGGCCCAGGCAGCGCGTAGAAACGGGCCTGCATCTCCTTGGCGTTGTGCGGCGCCCGGAAGAACAGGTCGCCCTGGTTGTCGCAGCAGCGCCCCTAGAGATGAGCTGGACAAGGCGGAGTGCACGCACCTTGGGAACgggttaaaacaaaattaatgtaaaatgaaaacaagagcggaaggatttaaaaataattaagggAATCGAACACTGGACCCTCCGTCCAGTTGCAGGTTAGCGGGTCATACCCCGTACCTGTACAGCCACAGAGCCTTGGACATGCTTCagataataaatacatacacacagagagaaaggctTTCTCTAAGAGCAGGAGTAAATGGACACGTATAATGCTTGTTGTTTGCCAGGTACATCACATTATTGGCTGATTTTGGTTGATATTATATCACATGTTGGCTgacaagatttttttctttttttaaatcaagttcTTAAGCCAAATGATGACTCGGCCAAAAGCTTCTGTTTCCTTTTTGGGGGGCAACGAAAAATTCTGGCACAAAAGCTGTGAGCCGTGGTTTTACGACCATCAACGTTCAATGACAAATGTAAACACCTCGCTGCCAGGTCCTAGTAATGCCGCCAGAGCccgcacaggcacagacaggcgTGACGCGGGCGCCCGTACCTTCACGAGCGAGCGGTACCCGTTGCCGGGCACCAGGGGGTCGAAGTCGAAGTGGTGGAAGGTGGCGGCGAGGCCCGCCACGACGGGCTCCAGGCCGCGCGCGTGCTCCCGGATGCGCGCCACGGCCTCGGCGGTGCGGCGGGCGGAGTCGTCGCTCGCCTCGCCCGGCTCCTCGgcgagcgccgccgccgcctgctCGCAGACCGCGTACACGGAGGCGAAGAGCGCCGCGTTGTCCATCgctgaaagagagggggggcgggggggggacggtgAACCGTGTCGCGCTGACCAGcgaggacagagacagagagcggggCGCGCCCAAACCAGGGGGGCAGAAGGGCGCAAATGCAGCCGTCAACCCAGAAGCACATTCATATTTGAGTGCGTAATTACCAATCGGTGACACCCCCTGGGAAGATAGACATCGGAAACAACGACAACAGCGACAGAAACCACGCGAATACCTTTGAGGGACACGATGCCAGCCGATGCCCGTGTTCTCCCCTTCAGCGACAGCACAATGAGAACAAGCGCCGCTATCGGACACCGTCTTTCCTCGTGCATATTTCATGCTGGTCGCTCCTCGCTGTCACTCGGCTTTAATTTCAGCGACTTTCCAGCAGCGAAAAAGGTTTAAAGTGCGCTTTGCACACGGCCCGACTGTCTCTACTGTGACGCGTCAAAGTGCATTTGACATGAAAGCCTAAAGTATATACTGAGATGAGACAATGAAGCAAGCAACAACAGTGCACTGATATAAACACTGGATACAGAAATGTTACAGTGCATAACAGCCTACtaatttccctcgcagcatatAGACCTACATGCCTGTACCCCCAAAGCATTCAAGGCAATAATAGTACCAGTGCTGGGACATGTCTGGCCATAATTTGGGAAACAGAACAATGGTGATCTTAATAGTTAGCATACTGTACCTAACCCATGCAGACTGAACACCAACCATTTAcgtaaatgtttttgtagaaGGACTCTGCATCTCAAACCGGTGATCAATTATCTTTGACTTTGGACTTTTTAAATCTCTCTGCCGATGTTGTTTCTGTTCGTTTGACTTTGTAAGTTAGGCATGTCGGATGAACATTTGAAAGCATCAGAAATCCATAAAAGACATCAACGCTGGGGCCAAAGGTTGAAGACAGAGACGTGCAAGAGTGTCCCCACCACTGTATTTTGCCGTCTATACAGCCATCGCTCAGGCTATGGCTGGAACTTCAGGCATGACCAAGTTTTATTACTTCCTGTAAATAATAATCTCCTTTCCGCATATTAGATACagctttcaaaatgaaagacagCTTTTACTAGTGTCGTAAGGGGTGAGAGATAATTGTCTGGCAGCTGTCCTTGCAATCAAGCGTTTCCAAACACGTAAGGCCATAGTATTTCACGTCAAATTCACGTTAAGCGAAACCTGTAATACTTAAACAATATAGAATGGATAGTACACAGTTTGCATAACGTatcatattaaaaaatgcaacgTTCCAGTCCAAATGTTCAGCCTACCTCCCAATCAATGCCTGGCTTTAGGCAATGCAAtaatatggatttttttctgtACCACTTCAACAAAAAGGTCTCTGAACCTATAGAGGGCAAAAAATGGTGCATTTGTTTATCCAAAGTTGCAGAAAGGCACAAAGCAGATCACTCTCAGCCAAAACTCTAGGGCTGTCATTGTaactgctgtaaaaataaaccagTCCTAGTTCAAGATCTTCAGCATTTATGAGTCTATGTCATGATGGCCACAACTTGTAGGCACATGTCATTGAGCTAGTGAAGCTAAGAATGGCTTAATGTAGGTTAATTAGTGCGGGAAAAAATTGCAATATTGTCACAGGGCTGTAGCTTGGCAATGTATTAGCCGAGTAAATTAATTGCCTGTGCGCCCATCCTGGCCGTCACACTGCAAATTATTTGATCATGGGGAATGTCTTGGTTTGACACCTCCATAATAGGTGGTTTTAAGGTTGTGTTTACCCATttactaaaaaaacaaacaacaaaaagtcTTGCATTTAAATAGCACAGCTCTACTAGACTGGTGACATCAATAGACAGCGCGCCACAGGCAGCCTTACCTGAAAAACTGGACAGAAAAATCTCGTCAATGCGAACGGATTTAAAGCGCCACACCGTCCTGCTCAGTCCTCCGCTTTCACTGTTCTCTGTCCCCAAATGTCCATCGTGGCCCTTTGTAAAGCACGTGCAATCTTATCTAGAGACAGTGCTAGTGTGCCCAGGTAACCAGGAAATAAGACATTCAGTAGAATATAACACCTGCGACCCGTTGGTATACCTAATATTATCTAGCAGTACTGTCACTTTTTGAAAGTAATATTATTAGTCAGTTGTTCTAATAATATTAGCTTCGCAGCACTTCAGGCTTAGGGTGCAACAAGGAGCACTAGTCCAGTTATGAGCCTTTCTCTAACTCAGGATACCAGCTAGCCCACTGAGTCCAAAAGTAGGCTAGGCTACGCAACGAGACCGATACATTCCAATGTATTCAAACGCGCTCACCTGTCATTACCTTTTGTGGTAAGTCTGCAATCCGGTAGCTATAACACGGACGTTCATGCAAAAGTAAAATGCACTTCTGGTGTACACAATAAGCCACTGAATATCAACCGCTCTCCCACCATACCGGCGCACCTGTGGAATGTCACCCAGTCAATACATTATCATAACCGCCTCTTCGTTCTCACCCACTCGGTGATGCATGCTTCCCCAGATGCATTGACAGCACCGGAATCGTGAGCGCTCCTCCCTAGCTAAATATTACGGCACCCACGCCCATAACCACATAAGCAATGAAAGACGTAAAAACTCGTTAAGCCTATCAAAGTATTTTAATCGCAAGCACCGCCCATTGCATATGCGTCGCCCTGACAACATAGCCCTAACTAGCCACCATATGCCCTAGAAAATAGTAGCCTACCGCTTTCGAAAGCCTTCAGCCGACTAGTAAAGCATCTAACACCTCTGCACTGCAGTATTTAGCCATGCCGGCAAATGTATCCCAAAATAAATTCGACAAAGTGGACAAGCTACTGATTAAACGCATCGACAGAGCTCTGCATTGCCAACATTCAATCTCATAATAATCTAATCTCAACTCGATTCTAACAAATGGTtgcttaataataaaatcaataggCAACAATTCATGTTAACTCAGAAATGTCACAACGATACCATTTGAAATGGCA
This region of Anguilla rostrata isolate EN2019 chromosome 8, ASM1855537v3, whole genome shotgun sequence genomic DNA includes:
- the LOC135260411 gene encoding hormone-sensitive lipase-like gives rise to the protein MHHRVAMDNAALFASVYAVCEQAAAALAEEPGEASDDSARRTAEAVARIREHARGLEPVVAGLAATFHHFDFDPLVPGNGYRSLVKGRCCDNQGDLFFRAPHNAKEMQARFYALPGPALAKPSFFLSLFQFSPAIRPFLQTVVTGLVSFGENYNKHKSLIVEAGGMTQYGVAASSFFTSGKYVVDPELRGAEFERVIQNMDMPFWKAFWNLSETELISGLANIMSAAVQVNRTLSVPPVSFLLPSASDPRVSVTIAPPAAHCGPGPVNMRLISHKLLEGQNSEEMLAFSHAEGTPISVSLGLTKPSPPSPWLLVPSGRVLPQILGIMLVMRLSLLHQNYLRSWAQDLGVPILSVDYSVAPEAPFPRALEECFYAYCWALKHCHLLGSTGERVCLAGDSAGGNLGITVAMRAMSQGVRLPDGIMAAYPATLLTTYASPSRLLTVIDPLLPLSVLYKCLNAYAGTEPQTSEQEGAVKTESPAGSSPPSDAAGRGEDPPPWSQACRDPGSESRQAEAPSEGGVPHPPAWDEYPEGFQPLRSEQLAQTCAQSSPVNRDPYVSPLLAPDSMLMGLPPIHIVACALDAMLDDSVMFARRLRCLGQPVTLCVVEDLPHGFLCLQLCKETQEAYRVCVARIREVFSQRHGNADREARPAEGGNGQERESSSEEWTRNTEGRELAAGDGQDR